The genomic DNA TAGGGAAGCGCGGCGAGTAGTTTCGGCCGCGTGGGCCTCCCGTTGATAGGGGCGCGCGGCCGTCGCCGTGGACGTGGCGAAGATGGCGCAGACGGCTCAGAAGGAAGACGAGGACATCACCAACCTGCCCGGGGTCGGCCCGGCCACCGCGGACAAGCTCCGCGAAGCGGGCTACACGGATCTCATGTCCATCGCCGTCGCGTCGCCGTCCGACCTCTCGGAGGCCGCGGACCTCGGCGAGGCCGTCGCGGTGAAGATCATCCAGGCCGCGCGCCAGGCCGCGGACGTCGGCGGCTTCGAGACCGGCGACAAGATCGCCGAACGGCGCGAGACCGTCGGCAAGCTCACGACGGGCGCGAAAGCGCTCGACGAGCTTCTGGGAGGCGGCATCGAGACGCAGAGCATCACCGAGTTCTACGGCGAATTCGGCTCGGGCAAGACGCAGATCATGCACCAGCTCGCCGTGAACGTGCAGCGCCCGAAGGACGAAGGCGGCCTCGACGGCGAGGTCGTCATCATCGACACCGAGAACACCTTCCGCCCCGAGCGCATCACGCAGATGGCCGAGGGCCTCGAGATGAATCCGAAGGAGGTCCTCTCGCGCATCCACGTCGCGCGCGCCTTCAACAGCCACCACCAGATCCTGCTCGTCGACAAGGCCTCGGAGCTCGCGAAGACGCGTCCGATCCGCCTCCTCATCGTCGACTCGCTCACGGCGCACTTCCGCGCGGAGTACGTCGGCCGCGGCACGCTCGCGGACCGGCAGGGCAAGCTCAACACCTTCATGCACAACATCCTGCGGTTCGGCGATCTCAACAACGCCGCGATCGCGGTCACCAACCAGGTGCACGCGAAGCCCGATGCCTTCTTCGGCGACCCGACGCGCCCGGTCGGAGGCCACGTCGTGGGCCACACCGCGACGTTCCGCATCTACCTCCGCAAGAGCAAGGGCAACAAGCGCGTCGCGCGCCTCATCGACTCGCCCCACCTGCCCGAGGGCGAGGCGGTCTTCAGCGTGCTCGAAGAAGGCGTCCGCGACTGAAGGCCCGGACCTCCCGGGCGGCCGAGCGTCGCCCGGGCCTCCCCCCCTGTCCGGGAGGGTGTGGGGACTCGTGCCTGTCATTCGAGGGTCGTCGGACAACGGTTATGCGGGACCCGTCCCAGGATGGACCGTCATGCGTTGGGGCCGACTTCCTTTCACAAGTCTAGCCTTCTGGTCGAACCGCCGCCCGCTCGTCAGCCCGGGCGTTCGCCTCCAGTGCGGAAGCTGCGGAGGCATCACGGTGAACACGGGATTCCGGACCGCGCGATGCGCCGCCTGCGGAGGCGTTGCGCTTGCGGAGGTGACGTTCGACCGCGGGCGACCGGAGGTCGGCCGCGACCGTCCGTTCGCGCCCGGGGAGACGGGGCGCAACGTATAAGTCCGGCACGCCCCCATCCGCGCACGACCCGGACCCCCCATGAGGATCGCGATCGTCGAGAAGGACCGCTGCCAGCCGAAGAAGTGCCAGTACGAGTGCATCAACTTCTGCCCGGTGGTCCGACAGGGCATCACGGAATGCATCACCGACAAG from Candidatus Thermoplasmatota archaeon includes the following:
- the radA gene encoding DNA repair and recombination protein RadA, which translates into the protein MAQTAQKEDEDITNLPGVGPATADKLREAGYTDLMSIAVASPSDLSEAADLGEAVAVKIIQAARQAADVGGFETGDKIAERRETVGKLTTGAKALDELLGGGIETQSITEFYGEFGSGKTQIMHQLAVNVQRPKDEGGLDGEVVIIDTENTFRPERITQMAEGLEMNPKEVLSRIHVARAFNSHHQILLVDKASELAKTRPIRLLIVDSLTAHFRAEYVGRGTLADRQGKLNTFMHNILRFGDLNNAAIAVTNQVHAKPDAFFGDPTRPVGGHVVGHTATFRIYLRKSKGNKRVARLIDSPHLPEGEAVFSVLEEGVRD